From Sulfuracidifex tepidarius, one genomic window encodes:
- a CDS encoding acetate uptake transporter: MMSQNKPNPGPLGLSGFALTTLILSLYNADILHGSPSSVFGLAIFYGGLAQIIAGILELKEGNNFGYVAFFTYGAFWEWFFFTASGLSGPTPASGIGAVLIGFGIFTFVMWIATFKSNLSLFLTFLLLWITFFLLGAGAIDNSITLTHAGGIIGILTAIVAWYTGLVQIVAPSLGVKAPLGRAPLS; this comes from the coding sequence ATCATGAGTCAAAACAAACCTAATCCTGGCCCTCTAGGGTTGTCTGGGTTCGCCCTAACTACACTAATATTAAGCTTGTATAATGCGGATATCCTCCACGGAAGTCCTTCAAGCGTATTTGGATTAGCTATATTTTATGGAGGTTTAGCTCAAATAATTGCCGGAATTCTGGAACTGAAAGAAGGTAATAACTTCGGCTACGTAGCTTTCTTCACCTACGGTGCGTTTTGGGAATGGTTCTTCTTCACAGCGTCTGGACTTTCTGGTCCAACCCCAGCTTCTGGAATAGGAGCCGTTCTAATAGGCTTCGGTATATTCACTTTTGTGATGTGGATCGCAACTTTCAAATCTAACTTATCCTTATTCTTAACTTTTCTGCTTCTATGGATAACTTTCTTCCTTTTAGGGGCTGGTGCAATAGATAACTCAATAACATTAACTCATGCGGGCGGAATAATTGGCATACTGACTGCAATAGTCGCTTGGTATACTGGGTTAGTACAAATTGTAGCTCCTTCTCTTGGAGTTAAAGCTCCTTTAGGAAGAGCTCCGCTAAGTTAA
- a CDS encoding DUF434 domain-containing protein, with protein sequence MTSSESRLNEAIQDYKFLLNRGYSRQVSLYVLTSRYLLSEEERLILYRCVHSDQEIARIKKREEESKNDSFKKVLVDGFNLAFSVISLSFGEAYTCDDGYIRDVGMGKFKKEKNLIISALTILNELCFSMNKECTFVLDAQVSKSGEIAKHMQVVGARTVLSKTVDSFLINSDSLVASNDFLILMKAKRIINLLSESTNLAKHVIDINSIKFHI encoded by the coding sequence TTGACATCATCAGAAAGTCGCTTAAATGAAGCGATCCAAGATTACAAGTTCCTCCTAAATAGAGGTTACAGCAGACAAGTATCCTTATACGTCTTAACTTCGAGATACCTACTCTCTGAGGAGGAAAGGCTAATCCTATATAGATGTGTCCATAGTGACCAAGAGATCGCCAGGATAAAGAAGAGAGAAGAAGAGAGCAAAAACGATTCATTCAAGAAGGTATTGGTAGATGGATTTAACTTAGCTTTTTCTGTGATTTCTCTTTCGTTCGGTGAAGCGTATACTTGCGACGACGGTTATATAAGAGACGTAGGAATGGGTAAATTCAAGAAAGAGAAGAACCTAATCATCTCCGCATTAACTATTTTAAACGAACTTTGTTTCTCAATGAACAAAGAATGTACTTTCGTGCTGGATGCACAGGTCAGCAAAAGCGGAGAGATAGCCAAACACATGCAAGTCGTAGGAGCTAGAACTGTCCTATCTAAGACTGTTGATTCATTTTTGATAAATTCTGACAGCTTAGTGGCTTCAAACGATTTCCTCATTTTGATGAAAGCGAAAAGGATTATCAATCTACTTTCTGAAAGCACGAATCTAGCAAAGCACGTGATAGACATTAACTCAATTAAATTCCACATATAA
- the alaS gene encoding alanine--tRNA ligase: MQISESEYSLNFFKERDYLRRTCKSCKTPFWSKDKTKEVCSDIPCTDYYFFDIPIKSKPLSVREAREKFISFFQRNGHTPIKPKPVLARWREDLYLTIASIVDFQPHVTSGLVPPPANPLVVSQPAIRLEDIDNVGVTFGRHLTTFEMAAHHAFNYPDKEIYWKEKTVELATRFFTEEMGIPEEELNFKESWWEGGGNAGPCLEVTVGGLELATLVFMQYKKEENGKYSPLSLRIVDTGYGVERLAWVTQKTPTAFHAIYGDLVYKFFKRIGVDYVDETMFKEASRLAGKIDPDNPETIKKHREAVAKEIGEDVKVVDEELTRAARVFQLLDHSKTVALMLGDGLVPSNSGEGYLGRLVMRRAMRVAKLLRSDIRFYELVREQINFWGEDFPQLIKNKDYILDVVENEQNKFEELYSKVPSIASSLSKKGVSTEDLIQIYDSNGVPPDMLSEELKKRGVEIQIPDNFYALVARRHQSAPIKGKEKAKLPTEVVKEVRGLQATEKLYYQDQYQREFEGRVVKVINGKYVVLDRTTFYPEGGGQIGDRGTLYLPEGEVHVIDTQKVGDVIVHILDREVKIQEGTSVKGTIDWESRFRTMRHHTVTHVILASAKKLLGEHVWQAGAEKTPEKGRLDITHHKMLTADQVREIEAMSNHIINDHREVKAIHLSRTEAETKYGDSIYEGGVPNTPTVRLLEIKGWDVEGCGGTHVRNTSEIGGVKIVKAEKIQDGVIRLEYVAGDRVSEYANRLEDSLNRVAKMVDTAPEQLEGRMSRLIEERAKLETALQEYRRMYIKEIVERTEPEKIGDVYLYVFTPIDQEITKDIMKYFTSGKKSIALAILGNRVEIASSADIDLQNVINELRKAGAKGGGKGTFASFSIKESGSVVDIIRKSLK; this comes from the coding sequence ATGCAAATCAGTGAAAGCGAGTATTCTCTCAATTTTTTCAAAGAAAGAGATTATCTTAGAAGAACTTGTAAGTCGTGTAAGACTCCATTCTGGAGTAAGGATAAGACAAAGGAAGTATGCTCAGACATTCCTTGTACGGACTATTATTTCTTTGATATACCTATAAAGAGTAAACCCCTGTCTGTACGAGAAGCAAGGGAGAAGTTTATATCATTCTTTCAAAGAAATGGCCATACACCAATCAAGCCGAAGCCAGTCCTGGCCAGATGGAGAGAGGACTTATATCTAACCATAGCGAGCATAGTGGATTTTCAACCTCACGTCACAAGCGGGCTAGTTCCTCCTCCTGCTAACCCTCTAGTAGTGAGTCAGCCAGCGATAAGGTTGGAAGATATAGACAACGTAGGAGTAACGTTCGGAAGGCATTTGACCACGTTTGAAATGGCTGCACATCACGCTTTCAATTATCCCGATAAAGAAATCTATTGGAAGGAGAAAACTGTAGAGTTGGCAACCAGGTTCTTTACAGAGGAAATGGGGATACCTGAGGAGGAACTGAACTTTAAGGAATCTTGGTGGGAAGGAGGAGGTAACGCAGGACCGTGTTTGGAAGTAACAGTGGGAGGATTAGAACTTGCAACCTTGGTATTCATGCAATATAAGAAAGAAGAAAACGGTAAATATTCTCCCTTATCCCTCAGAATAGTCGACACTGGATACGGAGTTGAGAGACTGGCATGGGTAACTCAGAAGACCCCAACGGCTTTCCATGCAATTTATGGAGACCTAGTTTACAAGTTCTTCAAGAGAATAGGAGTCGATTACGTAGATGAAACCATGTTCAAGGAGGCTTCAAGACTTGCAGGAAAGATAGATCCTGATAACCCTGAAACAATAAAGAAACATAGGGAAGCTGTAGCAAAAGAAATAGGAGAAGACGTCAAAGTAGTAGACGAGGAGCTCACTAGAGCTGCTAGGGTATTCCAACTCCTTGATCACTCCAAAACCGTCGCATTGATGTTAGGAGATGGTTTAGTACCGTCTAACTCAGGAGAAGGTTATCTAGGTAGGCTAGTTATGAGGAGAGCTATGAGAGTAGCTAAGTTACTGAGATCCGACATCAGGTTCTACGAGCTAGTTCGGGAGCAAATAAACTTCTGGGGAGAGGACTTCCCGCAACTCATCAAGAACAAGGACTATATCCTTGACGTAGTAGAAAACGAACAGAACAAGTTTGAGGAACTTTACTCTAAGGTTCCCTCAATAGCATCAAGCTTGTCCAAGAAAGGCGTGTCCACAGAAGATTTGATTCAGATCTACGACTCCAACGGGGTTCCTCCAGATATGCTTTCCGAGGAGTTGAAAAAGAGAGGCGTTGAAATCCAGATCCCAGATAACTTCTATGCACTCGTAGCCAGGAGGCATCAGTCTGCACCGATAAAAGGAAAAGAGAAAGCCAAGCTTCCCACCGAAGTCGTGAAAGAGGTAAGGGGATTACAAGCTACAGAGAAGCTGTACTATCAGGACCAGTACCAAAGGGAATTTGAGGGAAGAGTAGTCAAGGTAATTAACGGAAAATATGTAGTCTTAGACAGAACTACTTTCTACCCAGAAGGAGGAGGACAGATAGGAGATAGAGGTACGTTATACCTACCTGAAGGTGAAGTGCATGTCATTGACACCCAGAAAGTTGGAGACGTAATAGTCCACATTTTGGATAGAGAGGTCAAAATACAGGAGGGAACCTCAGTCAAGGGTACAATAGATTGGGAGTCCAGGTTTAGAACAATGAGACACCACACGGTGACCCATGTGATTCTAGCGTCAGCTAAGAAATTACTGGGAGAACATGTATGGCAAGCCGGAGCTGAGAAAACTCCTGAGAAAGGTAGGCTTGACATAACTCACCACAAGATGCTCACGGCAGACCAAGTAAGGGAAATAGAGGCTATGTCTAACCACATAATAAATGACCACAGGGAGGTTAAGGCAATACACTTGAGCAGAACCGAAGCCGAGACTAAATACGGTGACTCTATATACGAAGGTGGAGTTCCGAACACCCCAACTGTTAGGTTACTGGAAATTAAAGGATGGGACGTGGAGGGATGTGGAGGGACTCATGTCAGAAACACCTCAGAGATAGGAGGTGTGAAAATCGTTAAAGCTGAAAAGATCCAAGATGGTGTAATAAGGCTAGAATACGTCGCCGGAGACAGAGTTTCAGAATATGCAAATAGGCTTGAGGATTCACTAAATAGGGTTGCAAAAATGGTAGACACAGCACCAGAGCAGTTAGAGGGGAGAATGTCACGTTTGATAGAGGAGAGAGCCAAGCTTGAGACTGCGCTTCAAGAATACAGGAGAATGTACATAAAGGAAATAGTAGAGAGAACGGAACCAGAGAAAATAGGTGACGTCTATCTGTATGTTTTCACCCCCATAGACCAGGAGATAACCAAGGATATCATGAAGTACTTCACTTCTGGGAAGAAGAGTATAGCGTTAGCAATTCTGGGGAATAGGGTGGAAATAGCTAGCTCTGCTGATATAGATCTACAAAATGTTATAAATGAACTGAGAAAAGCCGGCGCTAAGGGAGGAGGTAAGGGAACCTTTGCAAGCTTCTCTATCAAAGAGAGCGGAAGCGTAGTTGACATCATCAGAAAGTCGCTTAAATGA
- the rpl12p gene encoding 50S ribosomal protein P1, translating to MEYIYASLLLHASKKEISEDNLKAVLTAAGIQVDDVRVKAVAAALKEVNIEEVLKNASTMQVAAVAAPAQAPAEEKKEEKKEEEEKKGPSEEEIAGGLASLFG from the coding sequence ATGGAATACATATACGCTAGTTTGCTTCTCCACGCTTCAAAGAAAGAAATATCAGAAGATAACCTAAAGGCAGTACTAACAGCCGCAGGAATACAAGTTGATGATGTAAGGGTCAAGGCAGTAGCTGCAGCATTGAAAGAAGTGAATATAGAGGAAGTCCTGAAGAATGCTTCTACGATGCAAGTTGCAGCTGTAGCAGCTCCTGCACAAGCACCAGCAGAGGAGAAGAAAGAGGAGAAGAAGGAAGAAGAGGAGAAGAAGGGACCAAGCGAGGAGGAAATCGCTGGAGGTCTGGCTTCCCTCTTCGGATAA
- a CDS encoding 50S ribosomal protein L10 codes for MAMEVQEKKIAKWKIDEVEELTEELKRNKTIIIASLEGFPADKLHEIRKQLRGKATVRVTKNSLFGIAAKNAGIDVSKLEKYLTGPNIFILTNDNPFTFSIFFDKFKLKRFAKAGDIAEEEVMIPAGDTGFAAGPVLSTFGKLKIKTRVQEGKIFVAEDTVIAKPGSKIPDDAIPILQKLGIMPVYIKLSLKSAYYEGLLIPAEEMKIDLNEYTNNIAKAYQESMAVAVEIAYPVPEVLKLTLGKAYRNAMALAAESGYVTSETAEQVFSRAMAKAYALASALEGKVDLGINVPKAPAQAPAEEKKEEKKEEEEKKGPSEEEIGGSISSLFG; via the coding sequence ATGGCAATGGAAGTACAAGAAAAGAAAATAGCAAAGTGGAAGATAGATGAAGTAGAGGAACTCACTGAAGAACTAAAGAGAAACAAGACCATAATTATAGCCAGCTTAGAGGGGTTCCCTGCAGACAAACTTCACGAAATAAGGAAACAGTTGAGAGGAAAAGCAACAGTAAGGGTTACCAAGAATTCCTTATTTGGAATCGCAGCTAAGAACGCTGGTATAGACGTAAGCAAGTTAGAGAAATACCTTACTGGACCAAATATTTTCATTTTGACTAATGACAATCCATTTACTTTCTCTATATTCTTCGATAAATTTAAGTTAAAGAGGTTCGCTAAAGCCGGAGACATAGCAGAAGAGGAAGTTATGATACCAGCAGGAGATACAGGATTTGCAGCGGGTCCTGTGTTAAGCACCTTCGGAAAGCTCAAGATAAAGACGAGAGTGCAAGAAGGGAAAATATTCGTAGCTGAAGATACTGTAATAGCTAAGCCGGGTTCCAAGATACCCGATGACGCAATTCCGATACTCCAGAAATTAGGCATAATGCCAGTCTACATCAAGTTAAGCCTAAAGAGCGCTTACTATGAAGGGTTACTAATACCTGCAGAGGAGATGAAGATAGACCTAAATGAATATACTAACAACATAGCCAAAGCCTACCAGGAATCAATGGCAGTAGCTGTGGAGATAGCATACCCAGTTCCAGAAGTATTGAAACTGACATTAGGAAAAGCTTACAGGAACGCAATGGCTTTAGCGGCAGAGAGCGGCTATGTAACGTCAGAGACTGCAGAACAAGTATTCTCCAGAGCTATGGCAAAGGCATATGCATTAGCTTCAGCACTAGAAGGGAAAGTTGATCTGGGAATAAACGTTCCAAAGGCTCCTGCACAAGCACCAGCAGAGGAGAAGAAAGAGGAGAAGAAGGAAGAAGAGGAGAAGAAGGGACCAAGCGAGGAGGAAATAGGAGGTAGCATTTCCTCCTTGTTTGGGTAA
- a CDS encoding 50S ribosomal protein L1, producing MIVAKEKLAEAIGKALEEENKTKREFKQSVDMIVTFRDVDMKRGDIKLREVVSLPKPPSKERKVLVVPTFEQTEYTKKAEPNLLLPKDELQKLQGNKRAIKKIATQNDWFLIAPDSMALAGRILGPALGPRGKFPTPLPGAADVTEYVNRYKRSTLLKTKDQPHAQALIGLEDQKPDDLAENSLAVLSVIETKVSNALSKVGNIYIKTTMGKPIKVSTR from the coding sequence ATGATAGTCGCGAAAGAGAAACTGGCAGAAGCTATAGGCAAAGCTTTGGAAGAGGAAAACAAAACTAAAAGAGAATTTAAACAGAGCGTTGATATGATAGTTACTTTCAGAGACGTTGACATGAAGAGAGGAGACATAAAACTAAGAGAAGTAGTAAGTTTACCTAAACCACCGTCAAAAGAAAGGAAGGTTTTAGTTGTTCCCACTTTCGAGCAAACAGAATATACAAAGAAAGCAGAACCTAACCTACTTTTGCCTAAGGACGAACTACAGAAGCTCCAAGGAAATAAGAGGGCAATTAAGAAAATAGCAACGCAAAACGATTGGTTCCTGATTGCTCCTGATTCCATGGCATTAGCCGGGCGTATACTTGGACCGGCTCTAGGTCCAAGAGGGAAGTTTCCTACTCCCCTACCTGGTGCAGCTGACGTAACTGAGTACGTAAACAGATACAAGAGATCCACTTTGCTGAAAACTAAGGATCAACCTCACGCGCAAGCCCTCATAGGATTGGAAGATCAGAAACCCGACGACTTAGCAGAGAACTCTTTGGCTGTGTTAAGTGTGATAGAAACTAAAGTCTCCAACGCCTTATCGAAAGTAGGAAATATTTATATAAAGACCACCATGGGTAAGCCAATTAAAGTAAGCACAAGGTGA
- a CDS encoding 50S ribosomal protein L11, whose product MPTKTIKIMVEGGNAKPAPPLAPALSQLKLNVGEVVKKINEATAQFKGMSVPVSVEVDTNTKKYTVSVGIPTTTALLLKEAGANEPSGDTAHKKIGNVSIESIAKVALMKKPSMTCKSVKSAVKSLLGSAHEIGITVDGRDPKEMVKEVDEGKFDEVLNKYEEKWNGETQ is encoded by the coding sequence GTGCCCACTAAAACCATAAAGATTATGGTAGAAGGAGGAAATGCGAAGCCAGCCCCACCGTTGGCTCCAGCTCTATCTCAACTTAAGCTTAACGTTGGAGAAGTAGTAAAGAAAATTAATGAGGCAACAGCCCAGTTTAAAGGAATGAGCGTCCCAGTCAGCGTAGAAGTTGATACTAATACAAAGAAATATACAGTATCTGTAGGAATTCCTACAACTACCGCTTTACTGTTGAAGGAAGCGGGTGCTAATGAACCTTCCGGAGACACAGCCCATAAGAAGATAGGTAACGTGAGCATTGAGAGTATAGCGAAGGTTGCGTTAATGAAGAAGCCATCCATGACATGCAAGAGCGTCAAGAGTGCCGTGAAGAGCTTGTTGGGTTCAGCCCACGAAATAGGGATCACAGTTGACGGAAGAGATCCAAAGGAGATGGTAAAGGAAGTTGATGAAGGAAAGTTTGATGAAGTGTTAAATAAGTATGAAGAAAAGTGGAATGGTGAAACTCAATGA
- a CDS encoding transcription elongation factor Spt5, whose amino-acid sequence MERPKMRNYYAVKVTGGQEINVALMLEERIKTNNLSEIYSILVPHSLKGYIVIEAGGPHIVKLLINGIRNVKGLAQGLLNKNDVAKMISSNLVKVKLEKDQMVEINSGPFRGMQAQVVRVEEEKGEVVLNILESAFPLTVTVPIDQVKVLKR is encoded by the coding sequence ATGGAAAGGCCCAAGATGAGAAACTACTATGCAGTCAAGGTCACTGGAGGCCAGGAAATCAACGTGGCCCTCATGTTAGAAGAGAGAATAAAGACCAACAACTTGTCTGAAATATATTCTATTTTGGTGCCACACTCTCTAAAAGGATACATCGTTATTGAGGCTGGAGGTCCTCATATAGTGAAATTGTTGATAAATGGAATCAGGAACGTAAAGGGATTAGCGCAGGGCCTTTTAAATAAGAACGATGTAGCTAAGATGATTTCCTCTAATTTGGTAAAGGTTAAACTAGAAAAGGATCAGATGGTAGAGATTAATTCCGGACCGTTCAGAGGAATGCAGGCACAAGTTGTAAGGGTAGAGGAGGAGAAAGGAGAGGTAGTGTTAAATATTCTAGAATCTGCTTTTCCTTTGACAGTAACCGTGCCCATAGATCAAGTTAAAGTTTTAAAGAGGTGA
- the ftsY gene encoding signal recognition particle-docking protein FtsY, whose amino-acid sequence MTGTERKDEKKRTGFFDIFRYKEIKEKDVEDLIEELRYQLLESDVTYEVTEKLLDDIKKAIVGKKIRRSEDLEQTVMDTLKKSIEEILTKNENIDIIKIIKESQRPFVIVFFGVNGVGKTTTIAKFIYMLKKNGLTCIVSASDTFRAAAQEQLAIHAQKLEVPMVKGKYGGDPAAVAFDAIQSAKSRNIDVVLVDTAGRMNTDADLTNELRRVMKIAKPNFKILVLDSLGGNDTLEQAKYFENAIGFDAVILTKVDADAKGGVVLSLAYELKKPVIFLGVGQEYENLEPFSAQWFIDRLFSS is encoded by the coding sequence ATAACTGGAACCGAAAGAAAGGACGAAAAGAAAAGGACGGGATTTTTCGATATCTTTAGATATAAAGAGATAAAAGAAAAGGACGTAGAGGACCTAATAGAGGAGCTCCGGTATCAGCTATTAGAAAGCGACGTAACATACGAGGTAACCGAGAAATTGCTTGATGATATAAAGAAAGCTATAGTCGGGAAGAAAATAAGGCGAAGTGAAGATCTGGAGCAAACAGTTATGGATACACTAAAAAAATCTATAGAAGAAATTTTAACAAAAAATGAAAATATAGATATAATAAAAATAATAAAAGAGTCTCAAAGGCCTTTCGTTATAGTTTTCTTCGGTGTCAATGGTGTAGGAAAAACCACAACAATAGCGAAGTTCATTTACATGCTGAAGAAGAACGGATTAACGTGCATAGTATCAGCCTCTGACACTTTCAGGGCCGCCGCCCAAGAACAACTTGCGATACACGCACAGAAACTCGAAGTACCTATGGTTAAGGGAAAATATGGTGGCGACCCTGCTGCAGTGGCTTTCGATGCGATCCAATCAGCTAAGAGTAGAAACATAGACGTAGTCCTTGTCGACACAGCAGGAAGAATGAATACTGATGCAGACCTAACCAATGAACTGAGAAGAGTTATGAAGATAGCTAAGCCTAATTTTAAGATATTGGTTTTGGACTCGTTGGGAGGGAACGACACGCTTGAACAAGCTAAGTATTTTGAGAACGCTATTGGTTTCGATGCTGTGATACTTACGAAAGTGGACGCTGACGCTAAAGGAGGAGTTGTCCTTTCCTTAGCTTACGAGCTAAAGAAACCTGTTATATTCCTGGGTGTAGGTCAGGAATACGAGAACTTAGAGCCTTTCTCAGCTCAGTGGTTCATCGATAGGCTATTCAGTAGTTAA
- the pfdA gene encoding prefoldin subunit alpha codes for MADQNREMQVSLEDLLAQADYLKRYIDMLQKSIADLTDSLASIESAKQFLDNINEKGDQLITVDRKGFLLIKGEVKDNSKVTLNIGLGYYAEVSPDHAKKFLDSRKDEVNKALQGMIAERDKAATAYYQIAEILERAQAEQPR; via the coding sequence ATGGCAGATCAGAATAGAGAGATGCAAGTCTCCTTGGAGGACTTGTTAGCACAAGCAGATTATCTAAAAAGATACATTGATATGCTACAAAAATCTATAGCTGACCTAACAGATTCACTTGCGTCTATAGAATCGGCGAAGCAGTTTTTAGATAACATCAATGAAAAAGGGGATCAATTGATTACGGTGGACAGGAAAGGCTTCCTACTGATTAAAGGTGAAGTTAAGGACAACTCAAAGGTAACTTTGAATATAGGTCTAGGATACTATGCAGAAGTTTCTCCAGATCACGCAAAGAAGTTCCTTGACAGTAGGAAGGACGAGGTCAATAAAGCTCTTCAAGGTATGATAGCGGAAAGGGATAAGGCTGCTACTGCCTACTATCAGATAGCCGAGATTCTTGAAAGGGCGCAGGCAGAACAGCCAAGGTGA
- the rpl18a gene encoding 50S ribosomal protein L18Ae, translating to MSEIKTFLVKGIALFGESHYPVRQKFVKYVRALSENQAKEIIYSNFGSKNKIKRKNIKIEEIKEVDPNSINDKRIKDLMQLDHIVI from the coding sequence ATGTCAGAAATAAAAACATTTCTGGTAAAGGGCATAGCTCTATTTGGAGAATCTCATTATCCAGTAAGGCAAAAGTTCGTTAAGTATGTGAGAGCATTAAGCGAGAATCAAGCAAAGGAAATAATATATTCAAACTTTGGCAGTAAGAACAAGATAAAGAGGAAGAACATTAAAATAGAAGAGATAAAGGAAGTAGATCCAAATTCTATAAATGATAAGAGAATAAAGGATCTTATGCAATTAGATCATATAGTAATCTAA
- a CDS encoding translation initiation factor IF-6: MNLQRTSIFGSDNIGIYIFTNNKYSLVPRGTDKKLIEAINENLETEVIETQISGTFLLGVFIAGNDNVILLPKTSTDEEVSFLKKELKDCRVEVFDSRVTAFGNTILINNKGAIVYPDFTDTEVKFLKKITGIDDVEKGSIANIVSVGAVGAVNDKGGLVHIDATEDDIKRLERVFKVNFDIGTINFGNTFIKSGLVLNNKGILIGSSTTGPEILRIQKAFGD; the protein is encoded by the coding sequence ATGAATCTGCAGAGAACAAGCATATTTGGGTCAGATAATATAGGAATTTATATTTTTACAAATAACAAATATTCTCTAGTTCCACGTGGTACCGACAAGAAACTGATTGAGGCCATAAACGAAAACCTAGAAACTGAAGTGATAGAAACTCAGATATCTGGAACTTTCTTGTTGGGTGTTTTCATAGCTGGAAATGACAACGTTATTCTGCTTCCCAAGACATCAACGGACGAAGAGGTGTCCTTCTTGAAGAAAGAGTTGAAAGACTGCAGGGTCGAGGTTTTCGATTCTAGGGTAACCGCTTTCGGAAATACGATTTTAATTAATAACAAGGGTGCTATTGTATACCCAGACTTTACAGATACTGAAGTGAAGTTCCTCAAGAAAATAACTGGCATTGATGATGTAGAGAAAGGTTCAATAGCCAACATAGTGAGCGTCGGCGCGGTAGGTGCAGTAAACGATAAGGGAGGGCTAGTTCATATAGATGCAACAGAAGATGATATAAAAAGACTTGAAAGGGTTTTTAAGGTGAATTTTGATATAGGTACAATAAATTTTGGAAATACTTTCATAAAAAGCGGTTTAGTGTTAAACAATAAAGGAATACTTATAGGTTCGAGTACAACTGGACCAGAGATTTTAAGAATACAAAAAGCATTTGGTGATTGA
- a CDS encoding 50S ribosomal protein L31e: MKEKDNFEMVINLRRAVMGKRNVRSRRAMHIIRDTVARHFNAERVVLDPILNQVVSINGREKIQNRVTIAVTKIGEKTFLVRPVIKSE, translated from the coding sequence ATGAAGGAGAAGGATAATTTCGAGATGGTAATAAACCTTAGAAGAGCAGTAATGGGAAAAAGGAACGTCAGGAGCAGAAGGGCAATGCATATAATAAGAGATACTGTAGCTAGGCATTTTAACGCTGAGAGGGTAGTTCTCGATCCGATACTGAACCAAGTAGTCTCTATAAATGGAAGGGAAAAAATACAGAACAGAGTCACGATAGCAGTAACTAAAATTGGAGAAAAAACATTTCTAGTAAGACCCGTAATCAAGAGTGAATGA
- a CDS encoding 50S ribosomal protein L39e → MSTHKNLGKKLRLGKAMKNNESVPVWVILRTNGKYKYNLMRRDWRRNDLKV, encoded by the coding sequence ATGAGCACGCATAAAAATTTGGGCAAAAAGCTCAGACTAGGAAAGGCAATGAAGAACAATGAGAGCGTACCAGTATGGGTCATATTGAGAACTAACGGAAAATATAAGTACAACTTAATGAGAAGAGACTGGAGAAGAAACGACCTAAAGGTGTAA
- a CDS encoding DNA-binding protein: MNELLSKRAAEEQRRAESEKRKQSEIESQREAALRAILTPEARQRLSNIKLVKPDFANSLSDQLIMLAQSGRIRVPITDDDLKAILSQLTEQNRRDFKIQIRERGWNEHA, translated from the coding sequence CTGAATGAGCTCCTAAGTAAAAGAGCAGCGGAGGAACAGAGGAGAGCAGAATCAGAAAAGAGGAAACAAAGTGAAATTGAGTCACAAAGAGAGGCTGCACTACGGGCTATCCTAACTCCAGAAGCTAGACAGAGGCTATCCAACATAAAACTAGTGAAGCCTGATTTCGCAAATTCCTTGAGTGACCAGCTCATCATGTTGGCACAAAGCGGTAGAATAAGAGTTCCCATAACTGACGACGACCTAAAGGCAATACTGAGCCAACTCACAGAACAAAACAGAAGAGATTTTAAGATACAAATCAGAGAGAGGGGATGGAATGAGCACGCATAA
- a CDS encoding 30S ribosomal protein S19e, translating to MITANMVPPEKLIEKLSTYLKENNIVNPPEWSMITKTASFKERIPDNPEEWWYVRTASVMRRMYIDTFLGVGKSKVVYGGPKSKGNRPPHFSKAPGHSTRLIMQQLEKAGLVIKTKRGRMLSSKGRSLMDRISLDAFKELAESNPSLKVYMEG from the coding sequence ATGATTACTGCAAATATGGTACCTCCTGAAAAATTGATAGAAAAACTCTCAACTTACTTGAAGGAGAACAACATAGTAAACCCTCCAGAATGGAGCATGATAACTAAGACCGCGAGCTTCAAGGAGAGGATACCTGACAATCCGGAAGAATGGTGGTACGTAAGGACTGCATCTGTAATGAGAAGAATGTACATTGATACTTTCCTAGGTGTAGGTAAAAGCAAAGTAGTCTACGGCGGTCCTAAATCTAAGGGAAATAGACCTCCTCATTTCTCCAAGGCTCCCGGGCACTCTACCAGGTTGATCATGCAACAGTTAGAGAAAGCTGGTTTGGTTATCAAGACTAAGAGGGGAAGGATGTTGTCTTCTAAAGGAAGGTCATTAATGGATAGAATCTCATTGGACGCATTTAAGGAACTGGCAGAGTCTAACCCATCCCTTAAAGTATATATGGAGGGGTGA